A genomic region of Cyprinus carpio isolate SPL01 chromosome B13, ASM1834038v1, whole genome shotgun sequence contains the following coding sequences:
- the LOC109092143 gene encoding BAG family molecular chaperone regulator 3-like: protein MAQYSGAKQYQSMKTPSPVETMTTNDPLPPGWEIKIDPQTGWPFFVDHNNRTTTWNDPRHDTKKIFSNGPSMSPEPPQDMHKSFIQEMRQPMLRQGYIPIAVSHENTEPRLQQYPSFSYIHPAVQQSLRTDGRTPSPTPASHCRPRSPVQAPSEACLSCSPALHGPEVHQPQGTHQQMSGLHQQPRPSNTGLRAGYIPIPVIHEGVGGASQSQPSQSSHPTREKMPIYREQVPIQIQQNRAASPISVPLLAQSPVMSQIMGERPQVQQHIGPAAISPKAEQPVEEIVRAPAFEIPIQRVSDIPQQIHHQPVKPQQQQPTQAPQPKAQQPIPQSPQVSETSNITIQFPPAPEPQETAAPQTPQEVLPPQVQPEETPEQDLSHPGLIKVQQILERVEKLAQDVKSFDGKKNDKRYMMLEEMLTKELLALDSIDPEGRPDVRQARRDGVRRVQTILDELEMFGEPTEGLAGDTYPESSMIDQANSEKVREIS, encoded by the exons ATGGCACAATATTCGGGAGCGAAGCAATATCAGAGTATGAAAACACCGTCTCCAGTCGAAACGATGACAACTAACGATCCTCTGCCACCCGGGTGGGAGATCAAAATCGACCCGCAGACAGGTTGGCCGTTTTTTGTGGATCACAACAATCGCACAACGACGTGGAACGATCCGAGGCACGACACGAAAAAG attttttcaaaTGGCCCCTCTATGTCCCCCGAGCCTCCTCAGGACATGCACAAATCCTTTATTCAAGAGATGAGGCAACCGATGCTACGCCAGGGCTACATCCCCATCGCAGTCTCCCATGAAAACACTGAACCCAGGCTGCAGCAGTATCCGAGTTTCTCCTACATCCACCCAGCAGTGCAGCAAAGTTTGAGAACAGATGGACGTACACCTTCCCCGACCCCAGCATCCCACTGTCGGCCTAGATCTCCAGTGCAGGCCCCATCGGAAGCATGTTTGTCTTGCTCACCTGCTTTACACGGGCCTGAG GTTCATCAACCACAGGGCACACACCAACAAATGAGTGGCCTTCATCAACAGCCCCGACCCAGCAATACAGGTCTCCGGGCGGGCTACATCCCCATTCCGGTGATCCACGAGGGTGTAGGGGGTGCCTCACAATCCCAGCCTAGCCAAAGTTCTCATCCTACGCGAGAAAAAATGCCAATCTACCGTGAACAAGTGCCCATTCAGATTCAACAGAATCGAGCTGCCAGTCCCATCTCGGTCCCCTTACTGGCCCAGTCACCAGTCATGTCTCAGATCATGGGAGAGAGACCACAG GTCCAGCAACACATTGGACCCGCAGCAATTTCACCTAAAGCTGAACAACCAGTTGAAGAAATTGTCAGAGCGCCTGCATTTGAGATTCCCATTCAAAGAGTTAGTGATATTCCTCAGCAAATACATCATCAGCCAGTAAAACCGCAACAACAACAACCTACACAAGCACCTCAGCCAAAAGCACAACAACCCATACCACAGTCACCGCAGGTATCAGAGACATCCAATATTACCATACAGTTTCCTCCAGCACCAGAACCACAGGAAACCGCTGCCCCTCAAACACCTCAAGAGGTCCTACCCCCACAAGTCCAGCCTGAGGAGACTCCAGAACAAGATCTGAGCCACCCAGGACTGATCAAAGTGCAGCAGATATTGGAACGTGTGGAGAAACTGGCACAAGATGTGAAAAGTTTCGATGGGAAGAAGAATGATAAAAGATACATGATGCTGGAAGAGATGTTGACCAAAGAACTTCTGGCTCTGGACTCAATAGACCCTGAAGGTCGCCCAGATGTGCGTCAGGCTCGGAGGGATGGCGTCCGCAGAGTTCAAACCATTCTAGATGAACTGGAGATGTTTGGAGAGCCGACAGAAGGGCTGGCTGGTGACACGTACCCTGAGTCGAGTATGATTGACCAGGCAAACTCAGAGAAGGTCAGGGAGATTTCATAA